The Glycine soja cultivar W05 chromosome 6, ASM419377v2, whole genome shotgun sequence genome has a window encoding:
- the LOC114416588 gene encoding DNA annealing helicase and endonuclease ZRANB3 isoform X1, translated as MELTEEQRRQVEANRAAAIAKRKAFLESREEEEQQQKNPEGENNSNTNPNPWNLFKCQKFPLSPKPQPPKFLARLEICSPDSFSITPLPLSSFPFPGHQHCLNTLSSTLSQQHVVPSHYTQTSEGEKVCVFKLAEYRAVLKQLKAAAAAEVLLVEEIPWATFNVVECLSRSFAAGRWAPVRPEHLPDDEVDRLIGRLPRTLLERLLPFQHDGLRFALRRGARCLIADDMGLGKTLQAIAIAGCFVEEGSILVVCPAVLRYSWAEELERWLPSCLPADVHLVFGHQDNPIYLKRSPRVVVISYTMLHRLRKSMLEREWALLIIDESHHVRCTKKTEPGEIQAVLDVASKVKRIILLSGTPSLSRPYDIYHQINMLWPGLLGKTKYEFAKTYCDLKYIKGIQGKFFADYSKGVRLEELNVLLKQTVMVIRRLKEHVMLQLPPKRRQIIRLLIKRSDIVAAKTVVGVFNIDASERESEDVPLETLDEPDGKLSYQELGIAKLSGFREWLALHPIIAGSENASKMIIFAHHHKVLDGVQVFLCEKGISFVRIDGNTLARDRQSAVVSFRSSPEVKIAIIGILAAGFGLDFSTAQDVVFLELPKCPTIMLQAEDRAHRRGQTNAVNVYIFCAKDTLDESHWKNLNKSLQRVSCTTDGKYDAMKEIEVEGISYLDSSLNSDNCEEQSARRDAVGETQLDKQPSAENSNESEANRDDKSDETFLNNSIQSSNIMAENISCQDLGKASVLDGTCDVDVFDGMERCPEKSFEDGDQEIRLQDLKKISTTEADDNQSVNLVEVNGHCSNQVDFLRFEVSPYTGRIHLYTCILGTDKRPQPLHENFRPEELELLSSVADDEKQAHDEKQKTEFVTVKDNPAYRHALMAFAEEWKNLRSIERRKLLGKPLQLPLAVELCYLSESNNHNNKGLLNGGSKRRRTPLMEISYPLPSDAVWRKVSLRSGLGKKEKEYTQGWSVTDEPLCKLCQKQCLANNAKTPEFFEDLFCNLVCYEEYRMRTSNRFLREELFKIEHGVCTNCQFDCHKLVEDIRPLSLERRREYIEKVAPKVAKRKKMFEKLVNEPTEGNAWHADHIVPVYDGGGECKLENLRTLCVACHYDITAAQCAERRIAKANARKQLKALMNSMKNGIKGATGTNTKDHKLLEEEGSMVEDELLVEVPGSAYSLADS; from the exons ATGGAACTCACCGAAGAACAACGACGCCAGGTAGAAGCAAACCGCGCCGCAGCGATCGCAAAACGCAAAGCATTCCTTGAAtctagagaagaagaagaacaacaacaaaagaatcCCGAAGGAGAAAACAACAGCAACACCAACCCGAACCCATGGAACCTTTTCAAGTGCCAAAAGTTCCCCCTTTCCCCCAAACCCCAACCCCCAAAATTCCTCGCCAGACTCGAAATATGCTCCCCCGATTCCTTCTCCATAACGCCCCTTCCTCTCTCTTCCTTCCCTTTCCCTGGTCACCAACATTGCCTCAACACTCTAAGCTCCACTCTCTCACAACAACAT GTGGTGCCTTCGCATTACACGCAGACTAGTGAGGGCGAGAAGGTGTGCGTGTTCAAGCTGGCGGAGTACCGCGCCGTGCTGAAGCAGCTAAAGGCCGCGGCGGCGGCGGAGGTGCTGCTGGTGGAGGAGATCCCCTGGGCGACGTTCAACGTCGTGGAGTGCCTCTCGCGTTCCTTCGCGGCTGGGCGGTGGGCGCCCGTGCGGCCGGAGCACCTGCCCGACGACGAGGTGGACCGCCTGATCGGGAGGCTTCCGAGGACGCTCTTGGAAAGGTTGCTGCCTTTCCAGCATGATGGGCTGAGATTCGCGTTGAGAAGAGGTGCAAGGTGCCTCATTGCCGATGATATGGGCCTCGGGAAGACGCTACAG GCTATTGCTATTGCAGGGTGTTTTGTGGAGGAAGGGTCTATACTTGTGGTTTGTCCGGCTGTGTTGCGGTATTCTTGGGCGGAGGAATTGGAGCGCTGGCTTCCTTCCTGCTTGCCGGCTGATGTCCATCTCG TTTTTGGCCATCAAGACAACcctatatatttaaaaagaagTCCCAGAGTTGTGGTTATTTCTTATACCATGCTTCATCGTCTAAGGAAGAGCATGCTTGAACGTGAATGGGCTCTCCTGATTATTGATGAATCTCATCATGTGCGATGTACAAAGAAAACAGAACCAGGAGAG atACAGGCTGTTCTCGATGTGGCTTCGAAAGTCAAGCGTATAATTCTGCTATCAGGGACACCTTCTCTGTCAAG ACCATACGACATATATCACCAGATAAATATGTTATG GCCTGGTTTGCTGGGGAAGACTAAATATGAGTTTGCAAAAACTTATTGcgatttaaaatatatcaaaggCATCCAAGGAAAATTTTTTGCG GATTATTCAAAGGGCGTGCGCTTGGAAGAGTTGAATGTGTTACTAAAGCAAACTGTTATGGTG ATAAGGCGTCTGAAGGAACATGTGATGCTACAGTTACCTCCAAAACGCCGGCAAATTATAAGACTGTTGATAAAAAGATCAGATATAGTTGCTGCAAAAACTGTAGTTGGGGTATTCAATATTGATGCCTCTGAAAGGGAAAGTGAAGACGTGCCTTTAGAAACTTTGGATGAACCTGATG GAAAGCTTTCTTATCAGGAACTTGGAATTGCGAAGCTTTCTGGTTTTCGTGAATGGCTTGCTCTCCATCCAATCATTGCAGGATCAGAGAATGCttcaaaaatgataatttttgcTCATCACCACAAAGTTCTTGACGGAGTACAG GTGTTTTTATGTGAGAAAGGGATAAGTTTTGTGCGAATTGATGGAAATACTCTTGCCAGAGATAGACAATCAGCAGTAGTCTCATTTCGGTCATCACCAGAG GTTAAAATTGCAATAATAGGTATTCTAGCAGCAGGTTTTGGACTTGATTTCTCAACGGCACAAGATGTTGTGTTCTTGGAGCTACCAAAGTGCCCAACTATAATGCTCCAG GCTGAGGATAGAGCTCATCGTCGGGGACAAACAAATGCAGTTAATGTATACATATTCTGTGCAAAG GATACCTTGGATGAATCACATTGGAAAAATTTGAACAAAAGTTTGCAACGTGTTTCATGTACAACTGATGGCAAATATGATGCGATGAAAGAGATAGAG GTTGAAGGTATTTCTTATTTAGACTCATCTTTGAACAGTGATAATTGTGAAGAGCAATCTGCACGCAGAGATGCAGTAGGTGAAACACAATTGGATAAGCAACCTTCTgcagaaaattcaaatgaatcCGAAGCAAATCGAGATGATAAATCTGATGAGACTTTTCTTAATAACTCAATTCAGAGTTCTAATATTATG GCTGAAAATATTTCCTGCCAAGATTTAGGCAAGGCTTCAGTACTGGATGGAACTTGTGATGTTGATGTTTTTGATGGCATGGAGAGATGTCCTGAAAAGAGTTTTGAAGATGGAGATCAAGAAATACGG TTGCaggatttgaaaaaaatttcaacaacaGAAGCAGATGACAACCAGTCTGTTAATCTGGTTGAAGTCAATGGACATTGTTCTAATCAAGTTGATTTTCTTCGATTTGag GTGAGCCCATACACTGGAAGGATCCACTTGTATACTTGCATTTTGGGTACTGATAAAAGACCACAGCCACTTCATGAAAATTTTCGACCAGAGGAACTTGAGTTGTTAAGTTCTGTTGCTGATGATGAGAAACAGGCTCATGATGAGAAACAGAAAACAGAGTTTGTAACTGTGAAGGACAACCCCGCATATAGGCATGCTCTTATGGCTTTTGCAGAAGAGTGGAAGAACTTGAGGTCAATTGAACGCAGGAAGTTACTTGGAAAACCATTACAACTTCCTTTGGCTGTTGAATTATGCTACTTGAGTGAAAGCAATAACCACAACAACAAG GGATTATTAAATGGTGGAAGTAAAAGACGCAGGACGCCCTTAATGGAGATTAGCTATCCTTTACCATCAGATGCTGTTTGGAGAAAGGTATCTCTGCGAAGTGGCCTtggtaaaaaggaaaaagaatacACTCAAGGCTGGAGTGTGACAGATGAGCCACTCTGTAAGCTTTGTCAAAAGCAGTGCCT GGCTAACAATGCCAAGACACCTGAATTTTTTGAAGATCTTTTTTGTAACCTTGTCTGCTATGAGGAGTATCGAATGAGAACTAGCAACAGATTCCTCCGTGAG GAacttttcaaaattgaacatggaGTGTGCACAAATTGCCAATTCGACTGTCATAAGCTCGTTGAGGATATAAGACCTTTGTCATTGGAAAGGCGGCGTGAGTACATAGAGAAAGTAGCACCGAAAGTTGCTAAACGGAAGAAAAT GTTTGAGAAGCTTGTCAATGAACCAACTGAAGGCAATGCATGGCATGCTGACCATATTGTTCCAGTATATGACGGAGGAG GTGAGTGCAAGCTGGAGAATCTGAGGACTCTCTGTGTAGCCTGCCATTATGATATCACTGCTGCACAATGTGCTGAACGACGCATAGCCAAAGCAAATGCCAGGAAACAACTAAAAGCGTTAATGAATAGCATGAAAAATGGTATTAAGGGTGCTACTGGCACTAATACTAAG GACCATAAGCTTCTCGAGGAAGAAGGGAGTATGGTAGAAGATGAGCTTTTAGTTGAGGTTCCTGGCAGTGCCTATTCTTTAGCAGACAGCTAA
- the LOC114416588 gene encoding DNA annealing helicase and endonuclease ZRANB3 isoform X2, producing MELTEEQRRQVEANRAAAIAKRKAFLESREEEEQQQKNPEGENNSNTNPNPWNLFKCQKFPLSPKPQPPKFLARLEICSPDSFSITPLPLSSFPFPGHQHCLNTLSSTLSQQHVVPSHYTQTSEGEKVCVFKLAEYRAVLKQLKAAAAAEVLLVEEIPWATFNVVECLSRSFAAGRWAPVRPEHLPDDEVDRLIGRLPRTLLERLLPFQHDGLRFALRRGARCLIADDMGLGKTLQAIAIAGCFVEEGSILVVCPAVLRYSWAEELERWLPSCLPADVHLVFGHQDNPIYLKRSPRVVVISYTMLHRLRKSMLEREWALLIIDESHHVRCTKKTEPGEIQAVLDVASKVKRIILLSGTPSLSRPYDIYHQINMLWPGLLGKTKYEFAKTYCDLKYIKGIQGKFFADYSKGVRLEELNVLLKQTVMIRRLKEHVMLQLPPKRRQIIRLLIKRSDIVAAKTVVGVFNIDASERESEDVPLETLDEPDGKLSYQELGIAKLSGFREWLALHPIIAGSENASKMIIFAHHHKVLDGVQVFLCEKGISFVRIDGNTLARDRQSAVVSFRSSPEVKIAIIGILAAGFGLDFSTAQDVVFLELPKCPTIMLQAEDRAHRRGQTNAVNVYIFCAKDTLDESHWKNLNKSLQRVSCTTDGKYDAMKEIEVEGISYLDSSLNSDNCEEQSARRDAVGETQLDKQPSAENSNESEANRDDKSDETFLNNSIQSSNIMAENISCQDLGKASVLDGTCDVDVFDGMERCPEKSFEDGDQEIRLQDLKKISTTEADDNQSVNLVEVNGHCSNQVDFLRFEVSPYTGRIHLYTCILGTDKRPQPLHENFRPEELELLSSVADDEKQAHDEKQKTEFVTVKDNPAYRHALMAFAEEWKNLRSIERRKLLGKPLQLPLAVELCYLSESNNHNNKGLLNGGSKRRRTPLMEISYPLPSDAVWRKVSLRSGLGKKEKEYTQGWSVTDEPLCKLCQKQCLANNAKTPEFFEDLFCNLVCYEEYRMRTSNRFLREELFKIEHGVCTNCQFDCHKLVEDIRPLSLERRREYIEKVAPKVAKRKKMFEKLVNEPTEGNAWHADHIVPVYDGGGECKLENLRTLCVACHYDITAAQCAERRIAKANARKQLKALMNSMKNGIKGATGTNTKDHKLLEEEGSMVEDELLVEVPGSAYSLADS from the exons ATGGAACTCACCGAAGAACAACGACGCCAGGTAGAAGCAAACCGCGCCGCAGCGATCGCAAAACGCAAAGCATTCCTTGAAtctagagaagaagaagaacaacaacaaaagaatcCCGAAGGAGAAAACAACAGCAACACCAACCCGAACCCATGGAACCTTTTCAAGTGCCAAAAGTTCCCCCTTTCCCCCAAACCCCAACCCCCAAAATTCCTCGCCAGACTCGAAATATGCTCCCCCGATTCCTTCTCCATAACGCCCCTTCCTCTCTCTTCCTTCCCTTTCCCTGGTCACCAACATTGCCTCAACACTCTAAGCTCCACTCTCTCACAACAACAT GTGGTGCCTTCGCATTACACGCAGACTAGTGAGGGCGAGAAGGTGTGCGTGTTCAAGCTGGCGGAGTACCGCGCCGTGCTGAAGCAGCTAAAGGCCGCGGCGGCGGCGGAGGTGCTGCTGGTGGAGGAGATCCCCTGGGCGACGTTCAACGTCGTGGAGTGCCTCTCGCGTTCCTTCGCGGCTGGGCGGTGGGCGCCCGTGCGGCCGGAGCACCTGCCCGACGACGAGGTGGACCGCCTGATCGGGAGGCTTCCGAGGACGCTCTTGGAAAGGTTGCTGCCTTTCCAGCATGATGGGCTGAGATTCGCGTTGAGAAGAGGTGCAAGGTGCCTCATTGCCGATGATATGGGCCTCGGGAAGACGCTACAG GCTATTGCTATTGCAGGGTGTTTTGTGGAGGAAGGGTCTATACTTGTGGTTTGTCCGGCTGTGTTGCGGTATTCTTGGGCGGAGGAATTGGAGCGCTGGCTTCCTTCCTGCTTGCCGGCTGATGTCCATCTCG TTTTTGGCCATCAAGACAACcctatatatttaaaaagaagTCCCAGAGTTGTGGTTATTTCTTATACCATGCTTCATCGTCTAAGGAAGAGCATGCTTGAACGTGAATGGGCTCTCCTGATTATTGATGAATCTCATCATGTGCGATGTACAAAGAAAACAGAACCAGGAGAG atACAGGCTGTTCTCGATGTGGCTTCGAAAGTCAAGCGTATAATTCTGCTATCAGGGACACCTTCTCTGTCAAG ACCATACGACATATATCACCAGATAAATATGTTATG GCCTGGTTTGCTGGGGAAGACTAAATATGAGTTTGCAAAAACTTATTGcgatttaaaatatatcaaaggCATCCAAGGAAAATTTTTTGCG GATTATTCAAAGGGCGTGCGCTTGGAAGAGTTGAATGTGTTACTAAAGCAAACTGTTATG ATAAGGCGTCTGAAGGAACATGTGATGCTACAGTTACCTCCAAAACGCCGGCAAATTATAAGACTGTTGATAAAAAGATCAGATATAGTTGCTGCAAAAACTGTAGTTGGGGTATTCAATATTGATGCCTCTGAAAGGGAAAGTGAAGACGTGCCTTTAGAAACTTTGGATGAACCTGATG GAAAGCTTTCTTATCAGGAACTTGGAATTGCGAAGCTTTCTGGTTTTCGTGAATGGCTTGCTCTCCATCCAATCATTGCAGGATCAGAGAATGCttcaaaaatgataatttttgcTCATCACCACAAAGTTCTTGACGGAGTACAG GTGTTTTTATGTGAGAAAGGGATAAGTTTTGTGCGAATTGATGGAAATACTCTTGCCAGAGATAGACAATCAGCAGTAGTCTCATTTCGGTCATCACCAGAG GTTAAAATTGCAATAATAGGTATTCTAGCAGCAGGTTTTGGACTTGATTTCTCAACGGCACAAGATGTTGTGTTCTTGGAGCTACCAAAGTGCCCAACTATAATGCTCCAG GCTGAGGATAGAGCTCATCGTCGGGGACAAACAAATGCAGTTAATGTATACATATTCTGTGCAAAG GATACCTTGGATGAATCACATTGGAAAAATTTGAACAAAAGTTTGCAACGTGTTTCATGTACAACTGATGGCAAATATGATGCGATGAAAGAGATAGAG GTTGAAGGTATTTCTTATTTAGACTCATCTTTGAACAGTGATAATTGTGAAGAGCAATCTGCACGCAGAGATGCAGTAGGTGAAACACAATTGGATAAGCAACCTTCTgcagaaaattcaaatgaatcCGAAGCAAATCGAGATGATAAATCTGATGAGACTTTTCTTAATAACTCAATTCAGAGTTCTAATATTATG GCTGAAAATATTTCCTGCCAAGATTTAGGCAAGGCTTCAGTACTGGATGGAACTTGTGATGTTGATGTTTTTGATGGCATGGAGAGATGTCCTGAAAAGAGTTTTGAAGATGGAGATCAAGAAATACGG TTGCaggatttgaaaaaaatttcaacaacaGAAGCAGATGACAACCAGTCTGTTAATCTGGTTGAAGTCAATGGACATTGTTCTAATCAAGTTGATTTTCTTCGATTTGag GTGAGCCCATACACTGGAAGGATCCACTTGTATACTTGCATTTTGGGTACTGATAAAAGACCACAGCCACTTCATGAAAATTTTCGACCAGAGGAACTTGAGTTGTTAAGTTCTGTTGCTGATGATGAGAAACAGGCTCATGATGAGAAACAGAAAACAGAGTTTGTAACTGTGAAGGACAACCCCGCATATAGGCATGCTCTTATGGCTTTTGCAGAAGAGTGGAAGAACTTGAGGTCAATTGAACGCAGGAAGTTACTTGGAAAACCATTACAACTTCCTTTGGCTGTTGAATTATGCTACTTGAGTGAAAGCAATAACCACAACAACAAG GGATTATTAAATGGTGGAAGTAAAAGACGCAGGACGCCCTTAATGGAGATTAGCTATCCTTTACCATCAGATGCTGTTTGGAGAAAGGTATCTCTGCGAAGTGGCCTtggtaaaaaggaaaaagaatacACTCAAGGCTGGAGTGTGACAGATGAGCCACTCTGTAAGCTTTGTCAAAAGCAGTGCCT GGCTAACAATGCCAAGACACCTGAATTTTTTGAAGATCTTTTTTGTAACCTTGTCTGCTATGAGGAGTATCGAATGAGAACTAGCAACAGATTCCTCCGTGAG GAacttttcaaaattgaacatggaGTGTGCACAAATTGCCAATTCGACTGTCATAAGCTCGTTGAGGATATAAGACCTTTGTCATTGGAAAGGCGGCGTGAGTACATAGAGAAAGTAGCACCGAAAGTTGCTAAACGGAAGAAAAT GTTTGAGAAGCTTGTCAATGAACCAACTGAAGGCAATGCATGGCATGCTGACCATATTGTTCCAGTATATGACGGAGGAG GTGAGTGCAAGCTGGAGAATCTGAGGACTCTCTGTGTAGCCTGCCATTATGATATCACTGCTGCACAATGTGCTGAACGACGCATAGCCAAAGCAAATGCCAGGAAACAACTAAAAGCGTTAATGAATAGCATGAAAAATGGTATTAAGGGTGCTACTGGCACTAATACTAAG GACCATAAGCTTCTCGAGGAAGAAGGGAGTATGGTAGAAGATGAGCTTTTAGTTGAGGTTCCTGGCAGTGCCTATTCTTTAGCAGACAGCTAA